In Syntrophorhabdus sp., a genomic segment contains:
- a CDS encoding Fe-S cluster assembly protein NifU, with the protein MWEYTDKVREHFLNPRNAGEVENPDGVAEVGSIACGDALKLSFKLDENKRIADAKFKTFGCASAIASASALTEILKGKTIEEAMKITNQDIADY; encoded by the coding sequence ATGTGGGAATATACGGACAAGGTCAGGGAGCATTTTCTCAATCCGAGGAACGCGGGCGAGGTCGAGAATCCGGATGGCGTTGCCGAAGTGGGTTCCATAGCGTGCGGCGACGCTCTCAAGCTCAGTTTCAAACTGGATGAAAACAAACGGATCGCCGACGCGAAGTTCAAGACCTTCGGCTGCGCGAGCGCCATCGCCTCCGCGTCCGCTCTGACGGAGATACTCAAGGGAAAGACCATCGAGGAAGCAATGAAGATAACCAACCAGGACATCGCCGACTACC
- the thiH gene encoding 2-iminoacetate synthase ThiH codes for MMSKSLRGIDLLRLTIDDIRRIFAVDDRGLLEEMAHAARELTRRQFGRTISLYAPLYIANYCENECVYCGFHASQKSMPRSKLTMEQIDRECEALAATGNRSVLILTGESRFHSSPQYIRDAVRIASRYFSYVALEVYPLDEEEYRELYLAGVDGVTLYQETYDRARYDELHLAGPKKVYDYRVSAPDRIARSGIRHISMGALLGLTDWRRDVISLFEHVRSLEKRYPGVEFGLAFPRLRRVADDIHQYQEVSDRDMLKIMTAARLFFPRVGISISTRETPRFRDSILEFGVTKMSAGSSTRVGGYLEGEHKYEDGQFEVFDPRSFDEIKAMLRLRGFDPVVTDWRNIVNS; via the coding sequence ATGATGAGTAAGAGCCTGCGCGGGATAGACCTCCTGCGCCTGACCATCGATGATATCCGCCGCATATTCGCGGTGGACGACCGGGGCCTCCTCGAGGAGATGGCCCATGCCGCGCGCGAGTTGACGAGGCGGCAGTTCGGTCGGACGATCAGCCTCTACGCCCCGCTCTACATAGCGAACTACTGCGAGAACGAATGCGTCTACTGCGGGTTCCACGCCTCTCAGAAAAGCATGCCCCGGAGCAAGCTCACCATGGAACAGATAGACAGGGAGTGCGAGGCTCTCGCCGCCACGGGGAACCGCAGCGTCCTCATCCTGACGGGCGAATCGCGCTTCCACTCTTCTCCGCAGTATATCCGCGACGCTGTCAGGATCGCGTCGCGCTATTTCTCCTATGTCGCCCTGGAGGTCTATCCTCTCGACGAAGAGGAATACAGGGAGCTCTACCTTGCCGGAGTGGACGGGGTAACGCTGTACCAGGAAACGTACGACAGGGCCCGCTACGACGAACTTCATCTCGCGGGTCCCAAGAAGGTCTACGATTACCGGGTCTCGGCCCCCGACCGCATAGCCCGCTCCGGGATCAGGCACATATCGATGGGGGCCCTCCTGGGGCTCACGGACTGGCGCAGGGACGTCATCTCGCTCTTCGAGCACGTCCGCAGCCTCGAAAAGAGATATCCCGGTGTCGAGTTCGGTCTTGCCTTTCCGCGCCTGAGGCGTGTGGCCGACGACATCCACCAGTACCAGGAAGTGTCCGACAGGGACATGCTGAAGATCATGACCGCCGCGCGGCTCTTTTTCCCCCGCGTGGGGATCAGCATCTCCACCAGGGAGACGCCCCGGTTCCGGGACAGCATACTCGAGTTTGGCGTCACGAAGATGTCGGCCGGTTCCTCGACGCGCGTGGGGGGATACCTCGAAGGGGAACACAAGTACGAGGACGGCCAGTTCGAGGTCTTCGATCCCCGGAGCTTCGACGAGATCAAGGCCATGCTCAGGTTAAGGGGCTTCGACCCCGTCGTCACGGACTGGAGAAACATAGTGAACAGCTGA
- a CDS encoding thiazole synthase, with amino-acid sequence MDDRLIVAGREFGSRFFLGTGKFGDKEAMRKAIASSGSELVTVALRRIDLDETDENILSFIPEGVTIMVNTSGARNAEEAVRIAHIAREAGYGDWVKIEVINDSRYLLPDNQETIKATKILSGEGFVVLPYMHPDLYVAKALVDAGAAAVMPLGSLIGSNQGLKMRTLIEVLIEEITEIPIVVDAGIGRPSHAAEAMEMGADAVLANTAVADAEDPPLMAAAFARGVEAGRMAYLAKMGKERKGAAASSPLTGFLYDE; translated from the coding sequence ATGGATGACAGACTGATCGTGGCCGGAAGGGAGTTCGGGAGCCGCTTTTTCCTCGGCACGGGAAAGTTCGGCGACAAGGAGGCCATGCGCAAAGCGATCGCGAGCTCCGGCTCGGAGCTCGTGACGGTGGCGCTCCGCCGGATCGACCTTGACGAAACGGATGAGAACATCCTCTCCTTTATTCCCGAAGGCGTGACGATCATGGTCAACACGTCGGGTGCGCGCAACGCAGAGGAGGCCGTCCGCATCGCACACATAGCGCGGGAGGCGGGATACGGGGACTGGGTCAAGATCGAGGTCATAAACGACAGCCGGTACCTCTTGCCCGACAACCAGGAGACGATAAAGGCAACGAAGATCCTCTCCGGGGAAGGTTTCGTCGTATTGCCTTACATGCATCCCGACCTTTACGTGGCGAAGGCGCTCGTTGATGCGGGGGCGGCAGCCGTCATGCCTCTCGGTTCCTTGATCGGGTCGAACCAGGGACTGAAGATGCGGACCCTCATAGAGGTGCTCATCGAGGAGATCACCGAGATTCCCATAGTCGTCGACGCCGGTATAGGACGCCCATCGCATGCCGCCGAGGCAATGGAGATGGGGGCCGATGCCGTGCTCGCCAACACGGCCGTTGCGGACGCCGAGGACCCGCCGCTCATGGCCGCCGCTTTCGCGCGAGGCGTCGAGGCGGGCAGGATGGCATACCTGGCAAAGATGGGGAAGGAGAGAAAGGGAGCGGCCGCCTCCTCGCCGCTGACGGGGTTCCTCTATGATGAGTAA
- the thiE gene encoding thiamine phosphate synthase codes for MTRRKPFSNDLYVVSSSVGELKRAVDDGAAIVQLRDKTGDEATVLEKARELVEYKKARHFVFILNDDPALAVKVGADGVHVGQDMSTLDARAIVGEEMIVGKTTHNLEQGRQAIKDGADYISTGPVYATPTKPGRTPVGLAYVREAAEHLDIPAVAIGGIDLSNVDDVLAAGAKTIGVVRASSDAVELLKRIRKAVK; via the coding sequence ATGACGAGGAGAAAACCATTCAGCAACGACCTTTACGTCGTTTCCTCGTCCGTCGGCGAGCTGAAGCGGGCGGTGGATGACGGCGCCGCCATCGTCCAGCTCCGGGACAAGACGGGCGACGAGGCGACGGTCCTCGAAAAGGCCCGGGAGCTTGTGGAATACAAGAAGGCCAGGCACTTCGTGTTCATTCTCAACGACGACCCGGCCCTGGCCGTGAAGGTCGGGGCGGACGGGGTCCATGTGGGTCAGGACATGTCCACGCTCGACGCCCGCGCCATCGTCGGTGAGGAGATGATCGTCGGCAAGACCACGCACAACCTGGAGCAGGGGCGGCAGGCAATAAAGGACGGCGCCGATTACATATCCACGGGACCCGTCTACGCCACTCCGACGAAACCGGGCAGGACCCCGGTGGGGCTTGCTTACGTGAGAGAGGCAGCGGAGCATCTCGACATCCCGGCTGTGGCCATCGGCGGTATCGACCTGTCCAATGTCGACGACGTGCTGGCCGCCGGGGCGAAGACGATAGGTGTTGTACGGGCCTCATCGGACGCTGTGGAGTTGCTGAAGAGAATACGGAAGGCAGTTAAATGA
- a CDS encoding 2-hydroxyacyl-CoA dehydratase, whose protein sequence is MTSSPTSKGIIGFTTTIPVELIFAAGYEPCDLNNIFVTDPDPGRFIERAERDGFPKSMCNWIKGIYGVIMEKEIAGVITVMEGDCSNTQALAEILRYRGVRTIPFSFPYDRDREVLAREIEKLGSELSVDEGSLADVEVRIAGVREKLSEIDAMTWSERNVTGAENHRWLVGSSDMLGDMEGYGSAAGEFILSARKRESLQGISLGYIGVPPIVTDLYDFIESVGGQVVYNETQRQFALPYETKDIVERYLLYTYPYGIFARLKDIGDEIARRGIQGVIHYVQAFCFRAIEDVILRETISVPILTIEGDLPRTLDTRTKMRIEAFVEMLEGMRH, encoded by the coding sequence ATGACATCATCGCCGACATCGAAGGGGATCATCGGTTTTACCACCACGATCCCCGTGGAACTTATCTTCGCCGCGGGGTACGAGCCCTGCGACCTGAACAACATCTTCGTCACGGACCCCGACCCGGGCCGTTTCATCGAGCGCGCGGAGCGCGATGGTTTTCCGAAGAGCATGTGCAACTGGATCAAGGGCATCTACGGGGTCATCATGGAGAAGGAGATAGCCGGTGTCATCACCGTTATGGAAGGCGACTGCAGCAACACGCAGGCCCTCGCCGAGATCCTTCGCTACCGGGGCGTAAGGACGATACCCTTTTCCTTTCCCTATGACCGCGACAGGGAAGTGCTCGCGAGAGAGATAGAGAAGCTGGGCAGCGAGCTCTCCGTTGACGAGGGGTCTCTCGCGGACGTGGAGGTGCGGATCGCCGGGGTAAGGGAGAAGCTCTCCGAGATCGACGCGATGACGTGGAGCGAGCGCAACGTGACGGGGGCGGAGAACCATCGCTGGCTCGTCGGTTCCTCGGACATGCTCGGCGACATGGAGGGGTATGGCTCGGCGGCAGGCGAGTTCATCCTGAGCGCGCGAAAGAGGGAGAGCCTTCAGGGGATATCCCTCGGGTATATCGGTGTTCCCCCGATCGTCACCGACCTTTATGACTTCATCGAAAGCGTGGGGGGTCAGGTGGTGTATAACGAGACGCAGCGGCAGTTCGCCCTGCCTTATGAAACGAAGGACATCGTCGAGAGGTACCTTCTTTACACGTACCCTTACGGAATATTCGCGCGCCTGAAGGACATAGGCGACGAGATAGCGCGGCGGGGGATCCAGGGTGTCATCCATTACGTGCAGGCCTTCTGTTTCCGGGCCATCGAGGACGTTATCCTTCGCGAGACCATCTCCGTTCCCATTCTCACCATAGAGGGAGACCTGCCGAGGACCCTCGACACGAGAACGAAGATGCGCATCGAGGCGTTCGTGGAGATGCTTGAAGGCATGCGGCACTGA
- a CDS encoding DUF4911 domain-containing protein encodes MIEERTKRFLVDRSGIGFFKAVLESYEDVAIFSVIDGDRGLIELIYPSGFEEDVRGIIADMVNYGITFREVPDVQ; translated from the coding sequence ATGATCGAGGAAAGAACGAAACGATTTCTCGTTGACCGCAGCGGCATCGGTTTTTTCAAGGCCGTCCTCGAGTCTTACGAGGACGTCGCCATCTTCTCCGTGATCGACGGGGACCGGGGACTCATCGAGCTCATCTATCCCTCCGGTTTCGAGGAGGATGTCCGGGGCATAATTGCCGATATGGTAAACTATGGCATTACGTTCAGGGAGGTTCCTGATGTTCAATGA
- the thiS gene encoding sulfur carrier protein ThiS, with protein sequence MKITVNGKTMEIADGMDLHRLVYSGKADPDRVILVLNDGVVKSDRWSLTVLSEGDRVELVSFVGGG encoded by the coding sequence ATGAAGATAACAGTCAACGGCAAGACGATGGAGATCGCGGACGGCATGGACCTCCACCGGCTTGTCTATTCCGGCAAGGCGGACCCCGACAGGGTGATCCTTGTCCTCAATGATGGTGTCGTGAAGAGCGACCGGTGGTCTCTGACCGTCCTTTCTGAGGGTGACCGGGTTGAACTGGTGTCCTTCGTGGGAGGAGGGTGA
- a CDS encoding AAA family ATPase, translating to MPVSSRLLQPVSMIVLTGGPCSGKSSSLAFLTEKLSDHGFMVFVVPETATLITGNGIDRRKMDKPGQIVVFEEAIFDMQMSFEDTYKQAVSRIFPERRKVILLDRGIMDIRAFLTDDIFNGILKKKGLTRAAIRHRYDGVIHLVTAADGAADYYTGENNTARLETPEEALRIDLRTKESWLGHPRFKIIDNSTDFEGKIKRAFSAIARFLGIPDVPPTGEKYLVRHVDLAALPAHQRIDMEQVYLRSRDRREVTRIRRRGQDGVYLHFLARTRHAGARSLPIEEEELIPEQEYLDLARLMDPKTEVLARERICFLWNNQYYELDRYGGRHEGLTMLLAESPGQESGASTSIPPFVTVGKKVTDDLRYTDRTLARRKTKKPA from the coding sequence TTGCCTGTTAGCTCCCGACTGTTGCAGCCTGTCAGCATGATCGTTCTTACGGGAGGGCCCTGTTCGGGGAAGAGCTCGTCGCTCGCCTTCCTTACGGAGAAGCTTTCAGACCACGGGTTCATGGTCTTTGTGGTCCCCGAGACTGCGACGCTCATCACGGGTAACGGCATCGACAGGCGCAAGATGGACAAACCGGGCCAGATAGTGGTATTCGAGGAGGCCATCTTCGACATGCAGATGTCCTTCGAAGATACGTACAAGCAGGCGGTATCGAGGATATTTCCGGAGCGCAGGAAGGTCATACTCCTTGACAGGGGCATCATGGACATCAGGGCCTTCCTCACCGACGACATCTTCAACGGCATCCTGAAGAAGAAGGGCCTGACGCGGGCCGCGATCCGCCATCGCTACGACGGGGTCATCCATCTCGTCACGGCGGCGGACGGCGCCGCCGACTATTACACGGGGGAGAACAACACGGCCCGCCTCGAGACTCCCGAAGAGGCGCTGCGCATAGACCTGAGGACCAAGGAGAGCTGGCTCGGTCACCCCCGTTTTAAGATCATCGACAACAGCACCGATTTCGAGGGGAAGATAAAGAGGGCCTTTTCGGCAATAGCGAGGTTTCTGGGGATACCCGACGTGCCTCCCACGGGGGAGAAGTACCTCGTAAGGCATGTCGACCTTGCCGCTCTTCCGGCCCATCAGAGGATCGATATGGAGCAGGTGTATCTCCGCTCGAGGGACAGGAGGGAGGTGACGAGGATACGCAGGAGGGGGCAGGACGGTGTCTACCTCCATTTCCTGGCAAGGACGAGGCATGCGGGTGCCCGCAGTCTTCCGATAGAGGAGGAGGAACTCATCCCCGAGCAGGAATACCTTGATCTTGCCCGCCTCATGGACCCCAAGACGGAGGTCCTCGCCAGGGAGCGCATATGCTTTCTCTGGAACAATCAGTATTATGAACTGGATAGATACGGGGGAAGGCATGAAGGGCTCACCATGCTCCTTGCGGAATCTCCCGGGCAGGAATCAGGGGCGTCCACCTCGATACCGCCTTTCGTCACCGTCGGGAAAAAGGTGACCGATGATCTGCGTTATACCGACCGGACCTTGGCCCGGCGAAAGACCAAAAAGCCCGCCTGA